Genomic segment of Dehalogenimonas alkenigignens:
TTGAATACCGCAGGATGCTGGGCTACCCGCCTTTCGGCGAACTGGCGGTAGCCACCGTCGGTCACACTGTCGAAGGGGAAGGCCTGAAACTGGCTCAAAACCTGAAAAAAAGGTTGGAACTGTCCCGCGACGCCGCCGGCATTCCCGGCATTGAGTTTATCGGGCCGGCGCCCGCCTTCGTGCCCCGGCGGAGAGGTCTTTACCGGTGGCAGGTGACCGTCAAAGGCCGTCATATCGCCGAATTTCTGGAACAAGCCGATTTGCCGGCCGGGATACAGCTGAACGTCGATCCGGTTGGTCTCGACTGATTCGCGCCCGGCAATTGCCGGATATCCCGGATGGCTGTATAGTTAGAACCCGATTATGACCCAACCGCGCAAGCCTTTCCTCCCCGTCAGCAACCCCGGCCGCCGGGGCATTATCGAAGCCGCCGCCGAAACGGCGTCGGCCCTGGACATGCCGGCGTATGTCGTCGGCGGATATCTCCGTGACACCCTCCTGGGCCGTCCGGCAAATGATCTGGACCTGGTCGTCGAAGGGGATGCCGGGAAAATGGCCGCCGCCCTGGCGGCAGCGCTGGGCACGGAGTTTTTCGCTCTCGATGCCGCCGCCGGAATGTACCGTATCCCGCTCAAGCAGGCGGTTTTCGAGGAGATTGACATCAGCTCCGCCGCCGGCGCCATCCGGGACGACCTCGCCCGGCGCGATTTCACCGTCGACGCGCTGGCAGCCGCTGTCCCGTACCCTTTACCGGAGCGACTGGTCATTACCGACGAGGCGGGCGGCCTGGCCGACCTTGAACGAAAAGTACTCAGGGCTGTCTCGCCGGGCGTGTTCAGAGACGACCCGGCCCGCCTGCTCCGGGGCGTGCGCCTGGCCGCCGAACTGGGCTTTGCCATCGAGCCGGGCACCGAAAGCCTGATAGCCGCCGCCGCCTCTCTGGCCGCCAGCGTGGCCGGCGAAAGGACCCGGGAAGACCTGGTCAAGATTCTTTCGCTGCCTTCGATCGGTCAGACCGTCGAGTATCTCGACCGGCTGGGCTTGCTGGCGGCATTGTTTCCGGAACTCGAAACCTGCCGCGGCGTCGAGCAGCCGCCTGAACACGCCTGGGACGTGCTCGGCCATCAACTGAAGACGGTCGGTGCTTTGGACTGGGTGTTGCGACGGGGCATGTGGCCGCATGCCAGCGCCAAGGCACGTCAGCTCATCCCCTGGGACGGCGAATCAGAGGCTTATTTTCTGGGAAAGATCGGCGGCGGCGCCACGCGCCTGGCGCTGACCAGGCTGGCGGCTCTGATCCACGACGTGGCCAAGCCGGAAACCAGGACTCTGGCCGCCAACGGCCGCCTGCGGTTCTACGGCCACGCCCGCAAGGGCGCCGAGAAAGCTGACGCGATTATGAAGCGGCTGCGTTTTTCCCAGCGGGAAGCAGGGTTCGTCACCGCCATCGTTGAAGCCCACCTGAGGCCGACCCAACTCGGTCCGGAAGCCATCCCTCCTACG
This window contains:
- a CDS encoding HD domain-containing protein; this translates as MTQPRKPFLPVSNPGRRGIIEAAAETASALDMPAYVVGGYLRDTLLGRPANDLDLVVEGDAGKMAAALAAALGTEFFALDAAAGMYRIPLKQAVFEEIDISSAAGAIRDDLARRDFTVDALAAAVPYPLPERLVITDEAGGLADLERKVLRAVSPGVFRDDPARLLRGVRLAAELGFAIEPGTESLIAAAASLAASVAGERTREDLVKILSLPSIGQTVEYLDRLGLLAALFPELETCRGVEQPPEHAWDVLGHQLKTVGALDWVLRRGMWPHASAKARQLIPWDGESEAYFLGKIGGGATRLALTRLAALIHDVAKPETRTLAANGRLRFYGHARKGAEKADAIMKRLRFSQREAGFVTAIVEAHLRPTQLGPEAIPPTPRAVYRFLRDTGDAAVATLYLSLADHLAARGPDLDLDNFRQHVTIVGYVLAERGRQLAKPSGRLVDGNELQARFGMKPGPAMGRVLEAVAEARATGEIASKEEALTLAERLIREPPADETKNRRRGCRGE